Proteins from one Candidatus Methylacidiphilales bacterium genomic window:
- a CDS encoding dicarboxylate/amino acid:cation symporter, with protein sequence MTRAIVLAMLLAVVAGTLTPVNSFVYSCYAFIGALFLNGLKMVVVPLIVSSIITAVIGVNGRELGTIGVKALVFYFITTALAVGTGMVLVNLIGPGINAPTELRELLSASSAPSGVGAASRDLSSFFLDMVPDNVVLAAVQGEFIGLIFFSFLFGIFASQLQGKSYTSLYDFWHASQLVIMRITQWVLTFTPIGVFALIAKVIAGSGLSAFVPMVAFFVTVVIGLCVHFFITQSLLLFFLSRINPVKHLQAMSPALFTAFSTASSLGTLPVTLTCVENRVGVSAKIARFVLPLGGTVNMDGTALYECVAVIFIAQLLGIQLTIATQITIAILALLTSIGVAGVPAASLVAISLIMSSVGLPLEAMGLLLITDRILDMMRTTVNVYGDSVGAAIIAKSEKEDLPYDLTSKLSK encoded by the coding sequence ATGACTCGCGCTATTGTTCTTGCCATGCTTCTTGCTGTTGTTGCTGGCACTTTGACTCCGGTTAATAGTTTTGTGTATAGTTGTTATGCATTTATTGGTGCGTTATTTCTTAATGGCTTGAAGATGGTGGTTGTTCCGTTGATCGTGTCGTCTATTATTACAGCAGTGATTGGTGTTAATGGTCGGGAGTTGGGTACGATTGGGGTTAAGGCTTTGGTGTTTTATTTTATAACTACTGCTTTGGCGGTGGGGACAGGTATGGTGTTGGTTAATCTGATCGGTCCAGGTATCAATGCGCCTACGGAACTTCGTGAGTTGCTGAGCGCATCAAGTGCTCCGAGTGGTGTGGGCGCTGCTTCTCGTGATCTCTCATCATTTTTCTTAGACATGGTTCCTGATAATGTTGTGCTCGCTGCTGTACAGGGAGAGTTTATTGGGCTGATTTTTTTTAGCTTTCTGTTTGGAATATTTGCATCGCAGTTGCAGGGCAAATCATACACTAGCCTTTATGATTTCTGGCACGCAAGTCAATTAGTTATTATGCGAATCACCCAGTGGGTGCTTACCTTTACACCGATTGGGGTATTTGCTTTGATCGCTAAGGTAATTGCTGGTAGTGGTTTATCAGCCTTTGTGCCAATGGTTGCGTTTTTTGTCACTGTGGTAATTGGATTATGTGTGCATTTTTTTATTACCCAGTCTCTTTTATTGTTCTTTTTGTCTAGGATTAATCCTGTGAAGCATCTGCAGGCCATGAGCCCCGCCCTCTTTACTGCGTTTTCTACAGCATCATCATTGGGGACTTTGCCAGTTACTTTGACTTGTGTTGAAAATCGTGTAGGAGTGTCTGCAAAAATAGCTCGCTTTGTTTTACCATTAGGTGGCACAGTTAATATGGACGGTACAGCACTGTACGAATGTGTGGCGGTGATTTTTATTGCTCAATTACTTGGAATCCAACTTACCATTGCAACCCAGATAACCATTGCAATTCTTGCGCTCTTAACTTCTATCGGAGTGGCCGGTGTTCCTGCCGCTAGCCTTGTAGCAATTAGTTTAATCATGAGTAGTGTTGGCTTGCCATTAGAGGCGATGGGTTTATTACTCATTACCGATCGCATCTTAGATATGATGCGCACTACAGTTAATGTTTATGGTGATTCAGTGGGAGCTGCCATAATAGCAAAAAGTGAAAAAGAAGATTTACCATACGATCTAACTTCTAAACTGTCTAAATAA
- a CDS encoding transferase hexapeptide repeat family protein, giving the protein MPIYKIDSVIPVIHESSFVHPTAVIIGDVIIGKHCYIAPGACLRGDFGRIQIDEGSNIQDNCIMHSYPDEISIMRKNSHVGHGSILHGCDIGEDALIGMHAVVMDGAMIGSCSIVAACSFVAAKFTCPPRSLVLGIPAKVKREVTQQELDWKRAGTKDYQELVIRCQQGLVETLPLKEIESNRPKIQANSKPLQR; this is encoded by the coding sequence ATGCCTATTTACAAGATTGATTCAGTCATTCCAGTTATCCACGAGTCTTCCTTCGTGCATCCTACTGCGGTAATAATCGGAGATGTCATTATTGGAAAACATTGCTACATTGCTCCAGGAGCTTGTCTCAGAGGTGATTTTGGAAGAATTCAAATTGACGAAGGTTCGAACATTCAAGATAATTGCATCATGCACTCCTACCCGGATGAAATATCCATCATGAGGAAAAATAGCCATGTCGGGCATGGGTCAATTCTTCATGGTTGTGATATTGGCGAAGATGCGCTGATTGGCATGCACGCGGTTGTCATGGATGGTGCGATGATAGGTAGTTGCTCAATAGTCGCAGCCTGTTCATTTGTAGCAGCAAAATTCACCTGTCCGCCAAGAAGTTTAGTGCTCGGTATTCCTGCAAAAGTTAAAAGAGAAGTCACCCAGCAAGAACTAGATTGGAAGCGAGCTGGTACAAAGGACTATCAAGAGCTTGTGATTAGATGCCAACAAGGCCTTGTAGAAACTTTGCCGCTCAAAGAAATTGAGAGCAACCGACCTAAAATTCAAGCAAACTCCAAGCCATTACAACGATAA
- a CDS encoding Hsp20/alpha crystallin family protein, with the protein MTNITNYNRNLISDFFNDTQSFGYFIRPLHGDTNPESFKIDVQENNYAFFINAELPGVNKEDVHITVEDRTVSIRTEVKQHDQQTENNKVVRSERYFGTYQRTFSLPSSVDSASSTANYKNGILSITLNKKIKETQKRIEVK; encoded by the coding sequence ATGACAAATATTACAAACTATAACAGAAATCTAATTTCAGACTTTTTTAATGATACCCAATCCTTTGGTTATTTTATTAGACCATTACATGGGGATACTAATCCAGAAAGTTTTAAGATAGATGTGCAGGAAAACAACTATGCTTTCTTTATCAACGCAGAATTACCAGGTGTTAACAAAGAAGATGTGCATATCACCGTTGAGGATAGAACTGTTAGCATTAGGACAGAGGTAAAGCAACATGACCAGCAAACTGAGAACAATAAAGTTGTGCGCAGTGAACGGTATTTTGGTACATACCAAAGAACTTTTTCATTACCTAGTTCGGTAGATAGCGCATCATCAACTGCTAACTATAAAAATGGCATCCTTTCAATTACTTTAAATAAAAAGATTAAGGAGACGCAAAAACGCATTGAAGTAAAGTAA
- a CDS encoding FAD-dependent oxidoreductase produces the protein MVKARRSFLINSALGLGAFAIPKTIWASKNLDAEVLVLGAGLSGLRASMILDQYNISSVTLEGSDRVGGRVRTLNTLPGKPDVGANQIGSTYGEFLYLANAFGLSTVDDIPAIGSRTQAVYIDTVLLHAHEWNKHPKNKLIGKERDIPFGAWLSTFLPSPLEVSNLDFYGTTNSVVPDMSVLSYLQSKGASDQIIKLMQMNFNGSFERFSLQDLYRRMIIRKAAGTSPAMYLKDGLEQLPTKMAGTLKRPVLFNKQVTAIKHDKSYYTVSCSDGTTYRSSALLCALPLSILQKLRLDLPINNSIQEGINSVQYLPVTRSFFIYDVPFWEKDGFSSEVWTDTPLGFLHTTKGNTDTPAKLYGSYAIGKQAHAMDMLLQKDRNAPLKLLEQVRPSSKGKVQLLQTVSWGTNPFSYGAFSSYTSGTIASVVSGFRNQKGSCIFAGEHTESSFASGMEGAINSGSKAATLIAQSLGKL, from the coding sequence ATGGTCAAGGCAAGAAGGTCTTTTTTAATCAACTCTGCACTGGGATTAGGCGCTTTTGCCATTCCAAAGACTATTTGGGCGAGTAAAAATTTAGATGCTGAAGTGCTTGTACTGGGTGCAGGTTTATCTGGATTACGAGCCAGCATGATTTTAGATCAGTACAATATTTCCAGTGTAACCCTTGAAGGCTCAGATAGAGTCGGAGGTAGAGTTCGCACCTTGAATACATTACCTGGCAAGCCTGATGTGGGAGCCAATCAAATAGGATCTACCTACGGTGAATTTTTATATTTAGCAAACGCATTTGGTCTGTCAACAGTTGATGATATTCCTGCGATTGGCTCAAGAACCCAAGCAGTCTATATAGATACTGTATTATTACATGCTCACGAATGGAACAAACATCCAAAAAACAAATTAATAGGTAAAGAGCGAGATATTCCATTTGGTGCTTGGCTCTCAACATTTTTACCGAGCCCTTTAGAAGTTTCAAATCTTGATTTTTATGGCACCACAAATTCTGTAGTACCTGATATGAGTGTACTCTCTTACCTACAATCAAAAGGAGCATCTGATCAGATTATAAAATTAATGCAGATGAATTTTAATGGCTCTTTTGAACGGTTTTCTCTGCAGGATCTTTATAGAAGAATGATAATTAGAAAAGCTGCTGGAACTTCACCTGCCATGTATCTAAAAGATGGGTTGGAGCAATTACCAACAAAAATGGCAGGTACGCTAAAGCGTCCAGTACTCTTTAACAAACAAGTTACCGCAATCAAGCATGATAAATCATACTACACAGTTTCTTGCTCCGATGGTACAACCTATCGCAGCTCTGCATTGCTTTGCGCCTTGCCGTTATCTATCCTACAAAAACTTAGACTAGATCTACCAATCAATAATTCTATTCAAGAAGGAATAAACTCGGTTCAGTATTTACCAGTTACAAGATCGTTCTTTATCTATGATGTACCATTCTGGGAAAAAGATGGGTTCTCTTCTGAAGTATGGACTGATACACCGCTGGGCTTTTTGCATACTACAAAAGGGAATACAGACACTCCAGCGAAATTATATGGGAGTTATGCTATAGGTAAACAAGCACATGCTATGGATATGTTGTTACAAAAAGATCGCAACGCACCTTTGAAGCTATTAGAACAGGTAAGGCCGTCTAGTAAAGGTAAAGTCCAACTCTTACAAACGGTATCATGGGGCACTAATCCTTTCAGTTATGGTGCATTTAGTAGTTATACTTCTGGCACAATCGCCTCAGTAGTATCGGGATTCCGTAATCAAAAAGGTTCATGTATCTTTGCCGGTGAGCATACTGAAAGTTCGTTCGCCTCTGGAATGGAAGGAGCGATAAATTCTGGTTCAAAGGCCGCAACACTAATAGCACAATCCTTAGGTAAGCTGTAA